Proteins co-encoded in one Flavivirga eckloniae genomic window:
- a CDS encoding SRPBCC family protein, translating into MKNTDEPIVVEQTFNVSIREIWSAITELNRMKKWFFENIESFEPKVGFETRFIVKNEDRIFPHLWKITEVNPEKRIAYNWKYEGYEGNSFVIFELSEDKKVSKLTLTHQVTENFPQNIEEFKRESCIEGWKWFIKKSLKDYLEK; encoded by the coding sequence ATGAAAAATACTGATGAACCTATTGTTGTAGAACAGACTTTTAATGTTTCAATACGTGAAATCTGGAGTGCGATAACTGAATTAAATCGTATGAAAAAATGGTTTTTTGAAAATATTGAATCTTTTGAACCAAAAGTTGGATTTGAAACACGCTTTATCGTTAAAAATGAAGATAGGATATTTCCACATCTCTGGAAGATAACAGAAGTCAATCCAGAAAAAAGAATAGCCTACAACTGGAAATATGAAGGATACGAAGGAAATTCCTTTGTAATTTTTGAATTGTCTGAAGATAAAAAAGTCTCTAAATTAACATTGACTCATCAAGTGACAGAAAATTTTCCTCAAAATATTGAGGAATTCAAAAGAGAAAGCTGTATTGAAGGTTGGAAATGGTTCATAAAGAAGAGTCTTAAAGATTATTTAGAAAAATAA
- a CDS encoding alpha/beta fold hydrolase — MTNVINTMFNPTDFPKPTLISVNGVKLEVFEAGQQNVGKPIVLCHGWPEHAFSWRHQMPALVAAGYHVIVPNQRGYGNSSSPTEVTEYDIEHLSGDLVALLDHYGYENATFVGHDWGAMVVWWLTLLHPSRVNKLINLSVPYQERWEKPWIELMEVMFGGDFYFVHFNRQPGVADAIFEENTFQFLRNMFRKNHFIAEPEPGMMMINLARAEKPLGEPIMSDSELAVFVSAFKASGFTGSVNWYRNLDRNWHLLADVDPIIQQPALMIYGDRDAVAKSKNLADFVPNVEVVNLDCGHWIQQEMPEETNQIILKWLEKQDAN, encoded by the coding sequence ATGACAAACGTAATTAATACTATGTTTAATCCAACCGATTTTCCCAAGCCCACTCTTATTTCGGTCAACGGTGTGAAACTCGAAGTCTTTGAAGCAGGTCAACAAAATGTAGGAAAACCTATTGTACTCTGTCACGGTTGGCCTGAACATGCTTTTTCTTGGCGCCATCAAATGCCAGCTCTTGTTGCAGCGGGCTACCATGTCATCGTCCCAAACCAGAGAGGTTATGGAAACTCATCCAGTCCGACCGAAGTAACTGAATACGACATTGAACACTTGTCGGGTGATCTCGTCGCACTTCTCGATCACTACGGATACGAAAATGCCACCTTTGTCGGTCATGATTGGGGTGCAATGGTCGTATGGTGGCTAACCTTATTGCATCCAAGCCGTGTAAATAAACTGATAAATCTGAGCGTACCTTACCAAGAGCGCTGGGAAAAGCCTTGGATTGAATTAATGGAAGTTATGTTTGGTGGCGACTTCTATTTTGTCCACTTCAATCGACAGCCAGGCGTTGCAGACGCTATATTCGAAGAAAATACATTCCAATTCCTTCGCAACATGTTCCGGAAGAACCACTTTATTGCAGAGCCTGAGCCAGGAATGATGATGATCAATCTCGCAAGAGCAGAAAAACCACTCGGAGAGCCAATAATGAGCGATAGCGAACTGGCAGTTTTCGTTTCCGCCTTCAAAGCATCAGGGTTCACTGGTAGTGTAAATTGGTATAGAAACCTTGATCGAAACTGGCACTTACTGGCAGACGTTGATCCAATCATCCAGCAGCCTGCACTCATGATCTATGGCGATAGGGACGCGGTCGCGAAGTCTAAAAATTTAGCAGACTTCGTGCCCAATGTAGAAGTAGTCAATCTGGATTGTGGTCATTGGATCCAGCAAGAAATGCCAGAAGAAACAAACCAAATAATTTTAAAATGGCTGGAAAAGCAGGATGCCAACTAG